One segment of Primulina tabacum isolate GXHZ01 chromosome 14, ASM2559414v2, whole genome shotgun sequence DNA contains the following:
- the LOC142524121 gene encoding glucose-6-phosphate isomerase, cytosolic-like: protein MALSALICGTDPWKDLKAHVHDIEKTHLRELMNDVERCQSMMTVFDGILLDYSRQCATLDTLKKLYNLAEAAHLKEKINRMFNGDLINSTENRSVLHIALRAPRDAVINSDGKNVVPDVWKVLDKIKGFSEAIRSGAWVGATGKVLKDVIAIGIGGSFLGPLFVHTALQTDPEAAEFARGRQLRFLANVDPIDIVRNIAGLNPETTLVVVVSKTFTTAETMLNARTLREWITTALGPQAVAKHMIAVSTNLTLVEKFGIDPNNAFAFWDWVGGRYSVCSAVGVLPLSLQYGFSVVEKFLKGAWSIDQHFRSAPFEKNLPVLLGLLSVWNVSFLGYPARAILPYSQALEKFAPHIQQVSMESNGKGVSIDGVPLPYEAGEIDFGEPGTNGQHSFYQLIHQGRVVPCDFIGVVKSQQPVYLKGETVSNHDELMSNFFAQPDALAYGKTPEQLLNENVPRHLITHKTFSGNRPSLSLLLPSLNAYNIGQLLGIYEHRIAVEGFVWGINSFDQWGVELGKSLATQVRKQFQASRKKGEPIEGFNFSTTTLLTRYLEASSDAPKEDCTALPKSYL, encoded by the exons ATGGCTTTGTCAGCTTTAATATGCGGAACTGATCCGTGGAAGGATTTGAAG GCCCATGTTCACGACATTGAGAAGACTCATTTGCGGGAATTGATGAACGATGTTGAGAGATGCCAGTCCATGATGACAGT TTTTGATGGGATTTTGTTGGATTACTCGAGGCAATGCGCCACTCTTGACACCCTGAAGAAGCTCTACAACTTAGCTGAG GCAGCACATTTGAAAGAAAAGATCAACCGGATGTTCAATGGAGATCTT ATAAACAGCACTGAGAATAGATCTGTTCTTCACATAGCACTTCGTGCTCCCCGAGATGCAGTTATAAATAGTGATGGTAAGAACGTTGTCCCAGATGTTTGGAAAGTCCTTGATAAGATCAAGGGCTTCTCTGAGGCAATTCGCAGTGGGGCCTGG GTTGGAGCCACAGGGAAAGTATTGAAAGATGTCATAGCAATTGGGATTGGAGGCAGTTTCCTCGGACCACTGTTTGTGCATACTGCACTTCAAACAG ATCCTGAAGCTGCTGAATTTGCAAGAGGCCGCCAGCTGCGCTT CCTCGCAAATGTTGATCCAATTGACATCGTACGAAATATAGCAGGCTTGAACCCTGAAACAACTTTAG TTGTTGTGGTCTCAAAGACTTTCACCACGGCTGAGACCATGTTGAATGCTCGAACTCTGAGAGAGTGGATCACAACTGCATTGGG GCCACAAGCAGTGGCAAAGCATATGATTGCTGTCAGTACCAACCTAACT CTTGTTGAAAAATTCGGCATCGACCCAAATAATGCTTTTGCATTCTGGGATTGGGTGGGAGGACGTTATAGTG TTTGCAGCGCTGTTGGAGTGTTGCCTCTTTCTCTGCAATATGGTTTTTCAGTGGTTGAAAA GTTTCTGAAGGGAGCTTGGAGCATTGACCAACATTTCCGTTCAGCTCCCTTCGAGAAAAACTTACCT GTTTTGTTAGGCTTATTGAGCGTTTGGAATGTTTCATTCCTTGGATATCCTGCAAGA GCAATTTTGCCTTATTCTCAAGCACTGGAAAAATTTGCACCACATATCCAGCAG GTTAGTATGGAGAGTAATGGGAAAGGGGTGTCAATTGATGGTGTGCCCCTTCCATATGAAGCAGGTGAAATTGATTTTGGTGAACCAGGAACAAATGGACAACATAGCTTTTACCAACTAATTCACCAG GGTCGCGTTGTTCCATGTGATTTTATTGGTGTGGTTAAGAGTCAACAGCCTGTTTACCTGAAAG GTGAAACAGTTAGTAACCATGATGAGCTCATGTCAAACTTCTTTGCCCAACCAGATGCACTCGCATATGGAAAG ACCCCAGAACAGCTGTTAAATGAGAATGTTCCTCGCCATCTCATAACTCACAAG ACTTTCTCTGGGAATCGCCCTTCTCTCAGCCTTCTACTTCCTTCACTGAATGCTTACAACATTGGACAG CTATTGGGGATTTATGAACACAGAATTGCTGTTGAAGGATTTGTGTGGGGTATCAATTCTTTTGACCAGTGGGGAGTGGAACTGGGAAAA TCACTGGCTACTCAAGTTAGAAAGCAGTTCCAGGCATCTCGAAAGAAAGGTGAACCGATCGAAGGCTTTAATTTCAGTACTACAACCTTGCTTACGAGATATCTAGAG GCAAGTTCGGATGCTCCAAAGGAGGATTGTACAGCTCTACCAAAGAGTTATCTATGA
- the LOC142525489 gene encoding uncharacterized protein LOC142525489 has protein sequence MKDEESQTPQSTPRGSSTSSATSLSFKKDGSGFEGLFGRGKYKLWALVAIVLLALWSMFTGSVTLKWSGADLKSSSNELDPSIHGDLDVLDVDEREKMVRQMWNVYKHSKIVRLPRFWRDAFGAAYHDLTSEVSSVQDTALLEIAKLSFRSRMLYEPPPLQSNTRVSKKEEASKMQVGKTRN, from the exons atgaaagatgAAGAATCCCAGACTCCGCAATCAACTCCAAGGGGCAGTAGCACGAGTTCAGCTACAAGTTTGAGTTTCAAGAAAGATGGATCAGGTTTTGAGGGACTGTTTGGGAGAGGCAAATACAAGTTATGGGCTTTGGTTGCAATTGTTTTGCTTGCACTTTGGTCCATGTTTACTGGCTCTGTGACTCTGAAATGGTCCGGTGCTGATCTTAAAAGCTCCTCGAATGAATTGGACCCCTCCATCCATGGTGATCTTGATGTTTTG GATGTGGATGAAAGGGAGAAGATGGTGAGGCAAATGTGGAACGTGTACAAGCACAGTAAGATTGTTAGGCTGCCAAGATTCTGGCGAGACGCATTCGGGGCAGCGTACCACGACTTGACCAGTGAGGTATCCAGTGTGCAGGATACAGCACTCTTGGAGATTGCCAAGTTGTCGTTCCGATCGAGGATGTTATACGAGCCGCCTCCACTTCAATCCAATACTAG GGTATCCAAGAAGGAAGAGGCTTCGAAAATGCAGGTGGGGAAGACAAGAAACTAA